A segment of the Dermacentor andersoni chromosome 5, qqDerAnde1_hic_scaffold, whole genome shotgun sequence genome:
AATGTGTGGAAAAAGCACGAACTGAAGGTGGTgggggtatggtatggtatgatgaactttatttaatgtcctgaagatcaacccttaggttgacgcaggcggctcccacgtcgggacagtaaggtttaaccttaccgccgtatcatgggccttctggacggcctgtacttgatcggaaagaactccactgtgtaggactcgccgccaccagtctctctccttgacacagtctgtgaaagtcacaggacactgccaaagcatgtgatccagagtaatgatgccattacacttctcgcaattgattggtatctctctttcaggatatatcttgttaataaagtttggacttggataagttcttgtttgcaacaatctcagagtcaccgcttgagctctattgagcttagcgtgtggcactgggaattcccttctgttcatgtagtaatgcctcgtgatttcattatatgtaagtaattggtccctgttctcctcctgtatattattaaggtcctggtcgcgtggTGAAAAACTTTAATTGCTCTCAAAAAAGAAGCGCATGGAGGTATGCATGAGCCGGTCCTTACGGGCCTGGCCCTTAATAATACTAGGTGGGATCTCTAGTACGGGACCCCATTGGCGTCGGCCACTGCCCGAGCGCGCTCGGGGTTGAGCGTGCGGTCGAGGtcatagcagccgagcagggtcgcctcccagtcctcccgagtGGGGTTGGGGGGAGGGGGTAATAGCTGCGTTAGATGGGaaggcccacaccatgtggtaaaTTTCCATTGACTTCGCACAGTGCGAACATCTGCCTGTGAAGGAAGGATCAAAATGTTTTACTGCTGCCAGGCACAGCAGAGTGTTCGTATAGAGACGGAGTAGAAGCCACTCCTCTGTATTGTATGGTCCTTTACTTGGGCAAGGGTAAAGGCTATCGCCAGATTGATAATGATGGACAATGTCTTCAAAAGAATATGCAGGATGGAATTCTAGGTCCTGATTTAGGGGGTCGAGAAAGGAAGCCCGGAAAGAGAGCACATGGGCGCCGGCGTCGGCTGCCTCATTCCCCTCGAGACCCATATGAGCAGGAGCCGATACTATGTTCTGGCGAGCGGGGTCCCCAGTGTAGGTGCAATTTTGAAGTAGTCAGTAGGCTAAgtatggagcccagccttgctcgACGTTCCGACAGGCCCCTCGCGTGTCGGAAATAATTGATTTGGAATCTGAGTGGAATAGCAGCCAGTGCAATGGCAACCTCATCTGCACGAGTTCGTGTCGCGGGTGCGAAATATAACCCACTTAACTGTTTCAGACTGGCGGATGACTGCGGCCTTGTACCATCCCCCATGGTGGGAATCGGAGGCGTCCACGTAATAAGTGCCAGGTTTCGACCCATAACGGTGGCCCAGGGCTTTCACCCGTGCAAGCGCCGACCATTATGTTCCTCGCATTTTATGTTGTTAGGAAGAGGGCATACGTTGAGGGTGCATCTCCACTCGAAAGGGCGCCGTACTCGCTCTTCCATAAGGGTGGTGTGTTGGAATTGTAGTCAAGCAAGGAGGTGGCAACCCGACAGTGTCTTAGAGAGACGTGTGTATTGGTTGCTTAAGTGAGCCTCGCGGAGCTCCCAGAACGTGTTCACCATGCCCAGACCCAGGAGGTACTGGTTGGAGGTGTTCATGGGTAGATCAAGAGCTCGTAATCTTGTGGAGGATGACTTCGAGTGCATCCCGTCTTGCTTCTGAAGGTGGAGGTAAGGAGCGAAATATAAGATTCAACTGGTCAcgaatgcatgcgccagccgcaaggcgtctttgccCCACAAACCCCCGCGTTAGTTGGAAACTCGGCGGACCATGCGGGCCACCTGGTCCCCACCtgaacccaaagggtgtaaacttttcttacactctaaaaacagtttgcatcccttgaggtgtatatttgtccggcaacaataatcgtcgtctgccttgcttgcgtttcctttcttgaaaactcggcgctcgctactttcctgtcgagaatgctgcgtcacactgataacgcgcgtgccgttcgtgactgggaagtaccgggctcgcagcgttaaagaaaggaaacgcgggcaagacagatgacgattattgtggtgggacaaatatacaccccaaagggtgcaactgtttttcgTGTGTAAGAGTGTACCCTCTTAGAAAATTCTACACTCTTTGGGGCTTACGCTAAGAAAagttttacaccctttggagtgtatatttgccacacaacattaatcgtcgtctgtcttcccacatttccttgaaaacgctgtgctcgttgctttcctgtcgggaatgcccTTCGTTACTGAAAAGTACCGGGCTCACcgcggtaaagaaaggaaatgcggacaggacagatgacgattatcgttgtgtggcaaatgtacaccccaCCGGGTGCAACTGTATTTAGagtgtatcttgtcccacaacgataatcgtcatctgtcttgcccgcgtttcctttctttaacgctgcgagcccggtacttgccAGCCActaacggcatgtgcgttatcagtgtgacgcagcattctcgacaggaaagtacactcttaaaacggttgcaccctttggggtctATATTTGTCCCActacaacaatcgtcatctgccttgcttgcgtttcctttcttgaaaactcggtgcacgctactttcctgtcgagaatgctatgtcatactgataacgcgcatgccgttcgtgactgggaagtaccgggctcgcagcgttaaagaaaggaaacgcgggcaagacagatggttATTTTTGTGGGataagatacgccccaaagggtgtaaatttttctaagagtacactctaagaacagtttacaccctttggcgtgccccttcttccacacaacgataatcgtcatctgccttgatgcgtttcctttctttaacgctgcgagcccgcaactttccagtaacgaacggcacgcgcgttatcagaaggggcaatccaaatggtgtaaactgttctatgctgataacgcgcgtgccgtttcTACAGTTTCTACAAGTTCGAAAGTGCGTCGCTACGCTTCTAACTCTAATaaatcatagagtttcctacaaaaatataataaatcaAGCTGAATACGAAATCTGAGGGGCTTCCGGAAGGAAATGGAATTTTAAAACAAAATCGAAACTAAACTtgtttgtgcgcgtgtgtgtgtggaagagATGACTTTTGTCTGCAGTCAACATACGCACTACATGCAGCTGCACGTTTAACCTAACTTAACGAGCTGTATCAGCATTTACTGGGATAATAAAATCAATCAAAACGTATCGCGCGAAATATGCTCCGCGGGGACATAACTTTCGCATCGTGAATTTTCCACCACGCGAACTTGCAAGGCACTATAGTCACCTCAGACGATATTTTTCTGTAATCCGAATAGTTGTTGTGAATGGAAAACAAATACAACGGCCACAGGTGGTTGTTCCGCTGGCAAATGATACTGATCGCAGTTCTGGTAGTCCAGGTGGCGCAGCGGCGCAATTGTTTATCATCTGTTTGCATCTCCGTCTGCTACAGTGGTGTCTGTGGTTTCCGCTGGCCTGTGCTTGCACTGGTGCGGGTTCTTTACGCGAAGCAATGAATACGGGCTCACATTGTAGCTAACTTTTCTCCGCTGCTTGTTCTTTGCACGGCTTCCTGCCTTGGTAGGCTGTTTCGACGATGGCTTGCAGCGTCGCAAAAACAAGATACGTAAGACCGCTCTTGATGCCCCGCTTTACGGCAGCGCTATTTGCAGAACGCCGATTACATCACAACGGTCTTGTAGCGTTGCCAAAGTCACCTCTCTTGTTGACAAGCACCGATCGTAATGAGAAGGCCTTGACTCGCCGGATAACAAACCTAACCCATGGTGATCGCTACAGAAAAGGCGGCATCGGTACACCGAACTACGACGTTATCACGGAACCAGGCAACGTCAGTCCCATGCAATATGTTCCTGACAGCATCGCCAAGCCGAGCTACGCCGACAGCGGCATAGTTGTAGGAGTGCCCAAAGAACTGGAAATCAAGACCGAAGAACAGGTTGCCCGTATGCGAGAATCGTGTCGTCTTGCTAAGATGGTCCTCAGCCGGGTATCCAAGCAAGTCAAGGTAACTGTTGCTCGCTGCTTGTGGTTCATTCGAGTATACCTAAGCGCTTTCTAACGATATATTATCGACTAGTTCCGGATTTGATGCTATCAACACGAAAATCCTAAAGCATACAGTAGTCCCTTCCAGTGCAATCCTTAGTCATATATTTCAGCAGTCACCGTCAACAGGGCAGCTGCCGAATGACCGGAAAGTTGGCAAAATCATACCCATTTTCAAGTCAGGTGACAAGAGCGATGTGAGTAATCACCGTCCCATATGACTAATTAGCGTTCCCTGCAAGTTACTCGAACACATCATTTTTACTAATGTCGTTCATCACTTAGAATgtaataacttcttttttaaacatcagcatggattcagaaaaggccTTTCATGTGAGACACAACTAATTGAATTCACTACGGATCTTTTTCAAAATATGGACGACAATGCTCAGACTGACTCAGTATTCAtcgacttctctaaagcatttgatcgcgtggCTCACCGTCGCCTCATTTCTAAACTCTCATGCTTAAACCTTGACGAACTAACAATTTCTTGGATCAGAAACTTTTTGTCTTTTCAAAAGCAGTCCACTGTCATTGACCAGTACTCTTCCCCTTTCAGTAACGTAACATCAGGCGTACCTCAGGGCAGTGTCCTTGGACCCTTACTCTTCCTGATTTTCATCAATGACTTGCCATTTAACATTACATCCAGTGTTCgactattcgcagatgactgcgttatctaccaTCAAATCCGGCCCccccgctgatcatattgctcTTCAACATGACCTTCAATGCGTCACTAACTGGTGTTTGGATTGGCAAATGACTCTAAACACTAACAAATGCAATCTAATGACATTTACTTGCAAGAAGTCCTACTCTATTTTCAGTTACTCACTTGGCAATAGTATCGTCGCTCGCACATCTTCATACAAGTGCCTTAGAATTATTCTAACACCTAGCCTTTCATGGTCATCCTGCATTGAGAAAATAACGGCTAAAGCATTGCGCACTCTCAGATATCTAAAACGTAACCTTCGCAGCTCTTCTTCCCTCACTAGAAAGATAGCCTACCAAACATTAGTGCAACCGCAGCTCGAATTCGCAGCTTCTATATGGTCACCTCATCAGGCATATCTAATCCATCTTCTCAAGTCGATCCAAAACCGAGCTGCACATTTCATTGCTAGAGATTATAGCCCATTTTTGAGTGTAACTAACATCAAGTTGTCGTTGTCGCTTTCATCTTCGGAATCGCACAGGAATATAGCATTACTTTGTCTTCTGTacaaaatcatgcataatgtacGCCCATCTACTTTACCACTCGTTCGTCCCTCTTGCACATCTAAACGtctgcataatcatctcagtttccaaCGCATCTTCGGTCAAACCAATGCATTCAACTCCTCAGCTTTGCCACGTGCGATtgcactgtggaatggtcttcctgataGCATCGCTGACATTAACGACCCATTAACCTTCAGACAAAAAATCAATGCATATTTGGCTAGCACTTAGTTAAAAACAAGTATCTGTTTACTTTTAACTTCATTGTTATTTGTTCTAAGGTTGTTTGCTTTACTGTATACTGAAAAGCTAACTACTGTTCGTTTACCTTCCTTTCCTTCTATCTTTGTTtattttgtgttctttgtttattgTTTGATTCTTGTTCtgttcatatttatgtaacaaaaactatgtttttgctccacaattgttatctgtaccgcccccccctcacgcaatactccttctggagcctgtgaggtatatgaaataaaaaaaaatatatatataaccaatGAACGGTGTTCCTTTTTTAATAGATCTCAATTCGAAAGTAGGAAAGTAGGATCTCAATTCGCCAGAAAGTAGGTTTCTGGCGTTCATCAGCTAGGCATGCCACAACTGCAGCTGACACTGCCTCCTGGAAAAACGTCACGAAGAAACTAAAGGCCATAGAACCTTAATGCAATTAACCTTACCTTTGTAACATGGCATCATAAGACCTACAGATAAGCATGAGGAATATTTTCCACACTTGTTGAGAGCATTAAGTCATTAAGCATGCATGCTCGGAAGTATGATCACCCCGAACCTACAATGTGCTTCAGATGTTGCTTATAAACAATATAAGCATTTAATGCACTTTGTTAGTGTTCATTTGAAGGAGAACTGACACAAAAATATGTCCTGCATTTTGTGCTTTTTTGGGTAGTTGTCAGCGCCATAATTACAGTATGGAAATCTTGATTCCCCAAGAATCCCCAAAATAATTATTATTTATGATAATTAATTACAGCACCTTTTGTACAACCTGTGCACCAATGCATTTCAAGCACAGCTTTGGACAGGAAAAAGGTGATGGTGAGCCATGATGTCACCGGAAACAAAGGTGGTGGTCACGTGGTATCACAAACCGCTTAAAAGCACCATGATTCAGCCTGATACAGTAGTTGAAGGCCATACAATGACCATGTTACCAAAAGCTGCCAAACAGGCCCTTCCACTTGTTCGCATCTCTTGGAAATGCAGGCAGACACACTGCCCCTGTTTGTCCCTTCAAGTCCTGAATGAACTCAGCCTTTGGTAGCACCATCATAGTGTGTGTGTACGTGCCAAACGAttcttgtttattacataaagagggtctcgaatccggaaacattgatgcctttaggtagcatgtgtgggttcattgaccggttgccttcacccaaaaagatcacattctcgtgacacctgcggcagaaaggatgttctacatccgctgccaaggtctgtgagtggtggtgctggctaacactcccagggttctgctaggaaacataaaaacccaagaaagtggatggagaaatggcaccgcggtagctcaattggtagagctttgcatgcaaaatgcgaaggttgtggaatcgttgcccacctgtggcaagttgttttttcatccactttcatttccattaatttatcgtttctttatttcatttattaagcaaaagtgatttcccctgtgttgttcttgatgtcaatgtttgttggcttcatattaTATGTGTAGCATCTGGTGTGCTGTGAATAATATACGAGTGCTATGGTCATGTAACCAGTGTTACACTCCCATGCAGAATTGTACCCTCCCACCACAAAATGTGAAATAGTTCCTACCGAAGAACTATAGTAATTTCATGGCACTAAGCCATTTTCTTAGTAAACTACCTAAACTACTGGTAGAAAAAAATAGGTTGAACATTCTTGTTTTTTAATGGGGCATAATTAGATGGTGCATTAAATCATGTTTATAACTAGGCAAGCAGCCGAGTACTGTGGTTCCCAGATTTATCTCTACTGAGATGTCAAATTGTGATTTCAGACTAACATCCTAAGTCATTTTGTATGGACCTAGCTGTTTGGATCAGTTGAATTGCATGCATGTAATGGTTGTTGGAGATTGGCAATTTTAacacaatacttttttttttcattttatgagCTTCACTTTACGTAAATGACTAAGGGGATCAGTTAAAGAATTGCTGTGCAACATTTTTGCTAGCTGAGAAACTTATAATATTGTGACTGTCACTATTTGCAACTATGTCTGTATAGCGCTTGTGTCACCATTCTTGATGCTTTGCTGCAGAGTACAACCAACACGGCAAATAGCGAAGATGACAGGATAAAAGATATATGAACAGGGCAGAACCCTTGTCTCGTTGTCCATGCCGTTTGCCCTGTTGAATATACACCAACCAATTGACCCAGCTTAGAACTTTCATAGAGTACATTTGCATATGCACTGTGCAGGCTGGGGTCACCACAGATGAGCTGGACAGGTACGCCCACAAGCTGTGCATCGAGAACAATGCCTATCCATCG
Coding sequences within it:
- the LOC126529938 gene encoding methionine aminopeptidase 1D, mitochondrial isoform X2, which gives rise to MACSVAKTRYVRPLLMPRFTAALFAERRLHHNGLVALPKSPLLLTSTDRNEKALTRRITNLTHGDRYRKGGIGTPNYDVITEPGNVSPMQYVPDSIAKPSYADSGIVVGVPKELEIKTEEQVARMRESCRLAKMVLSRVSKQVKAGVTTDELDRYAHKLCIENNAYPSPLNYRWFPKSVCTSVNNVACHGIPDDRPLRDGDIISIDVSVFYNGYHGDCAETLMVGHSLDERGKALVQTARECLDRAISICGPGQKFSEIGRVISIVAAQAGFTVVPAFCGHGIGTYFHGPPDIYHFDNDEKGEMLEGLVFTIGIRLE